Below is a genomic region from Acetonema longum DSM 6540.
GAGCCAGTGATATAGGTGTCATTGGTATTTGACGACGCTATCGTCTTTGTCGGCATCATGGCCAAGGCCGGTTTCACCCCGCCTCGGTTGAATTCATGGATACTGTGGCCAGCCTGAACGGCACCATTCCCGATGACCAATGGCCGGGTAAACTGTCCCAAATTCACCATGACATCTTTGATTACATTTACTCCAATGAAATTGGCGGCAATCTCTCCGGCGAACACGGCATTGGCTGCAAAAAACGCTATCTGATGGATCAATACGCCGATCCGGTGGAACTGGATATGATGCGCTCCACCAAAAAGGCCCTGGACCCTAATTTGATTTTGAATCCCGAAAAAATTTTCAGTATAGAGTAAAGTCCATGAAAAGGCCCGCGAGCCGCTGGTTTCTATGACCAGAGCTCCGGGCTTTTATTTTTCAAGTGCTATTTTGTTGCTTTTACAACTAACCCGCGGTCATCAAATTCCACCGTAGTCCCGGCTTCAAAAACCTTTACCGCTTCCGGCGCCTCAGCGGAACGCAGTTTGGTTTTTTGCTGCAAAACGCCTTTCGTTACTTCCCCTTTATCGTTTAGGAGAATTGGCTTCCTGGCCTTAAATTCAACAAAGCCGGAGCAGGCTGTAGTATTGGTAAAGTTCTCGGTTAAAATTTGGGACCAGCCTACAGGACGCAAATAGGAATGGTCAGTTAATATACAACTGGCCACCATGCCATTCTCATGGAAGCTGATTTCACCGGAATAAACACCGATGCGGCTGGTCGGACTCAGGATGATGCTGGCTTTGTTGTCACCGACAGAAACGATTGTCCCTTTTGTCACTTCCCCTTTATTATTGAATGCGATTTTGGTGCCGCCTTTAAATTGAAGGATCCTGTCCGGCTTCGTGTCCACGGCGTAAGGGACGGTAACAATCAGAGGAGGCGTGTATGCGTAGGAAGTCGGCTTGACCGCCTTCTGGGATGCCCCCATTTCGCAGCGCAAATTGACGTCTTCAGCCAATGTCCCCTCAAGAACTTCACCGTACATATTGAGGGTAACAGCCGTTCCTTTTCTGAACTTTGGGATTTCAGACTGAACCGCTACGATAAATCCCGGCGGCATGATTCTGGTATCCTTATCAAGTGTTTGTACAATCGGAGCGGCAAAAGCGCTTGAATCATGACAAAAAAGTAAAAAGGCCAAGAAGACTACTACTCCGCTGCAAACCTTTAGATAATATTTCACAATAATATGGAGCCCCCTTTTATCCCAATTTCGTCTAGATTACCAATTCTATAATAATTTACCATCCTGCTTTTTGCAAGTAAAACAGCAGCGAGAATCCTTCGCAGTCAATCCCGGTTCTATATTTTTCGTCCAAGCAGCCCCAATATCCCCACAAACCCCAGCATTGCCAGGCCGGCAACCGCCACTGAAACATTGATATCCACTCCGGATTTAGCAGCCAAAGTATAAAGCGCCACGCCCGAAAACATGCACAGGTTCTCCACGAAGTTCTGCACGGCAATGGTTTTTCCGGCGCCGATGCTGCTATGTCCGACCTGCTGCAGGCAAGTGTTCATGGGTACAATATAGATGCCGCCGAAACAGCCGATTAAGAGCAGAAACAGGATGGTGAGCGGCAGGGTGTGGATCAGGGTAAAGGCAAGGATAGAAAAAGCCATGGCTAAGCCAAACCATAAGGTGCGCTTTATTTTGTCCACCGGAATAATATAGGGCGTAATCATGGCGCCCAGGGCGATGCCCACGCCGGTCACGGCGATAATCATGCTGATGGCCATGCCGCTGGTGATTCCCAGGATCAGGGGCAGCCAGGCGAAGACCATCATCCGGAGCACAGCCGATGACAGCCAGAAGGAGCCGGTGCCGATCAGAGAATAGGCGCTGCGCGGATTTTGCAGCAAAGCGCGAGTATCACGGATGAATTCAGCTACGGCATGACGATAGGTAATGGCCGGATTAGGCGGATTTCGGGGAATCCAGAGATTGACCATCACCGATAGCCCATATAAAGCCAAGGCTGTCATCAGGGCCGCCGAAATGGAGAGGTCAGCCAGATAGCCGCCGGCCACCGACCCGGTCAGAATGGCCAGGATGGTATAGGTTTCTATATGGGAGTTGGCCTGCAGCAGCTCCGGCCCAGTCCGGGTCAAAAGCGGCAGGATGCCGTATTTGGCCGGACTGTAAATCACCGCTCCTGCTCCGACTACTGCATAGCTTGCCGCCGGATCGAATCCCAGCATTAAAAGCAGAATGCCAGCCGCCTTGATGAGATTGCCCACGATCAGAACCCGGGCTTTGGCGTGCCGGTCGGCAAACCGCCCTACCCAGGGAGAAAGGATGATGAAGGAAAAGAGAAACATGCTCTGCACCAGCGGCAGATAGTATCCCGGATAATTGTTCCGGAGAATAATTGCCTGGGCAATAAACAAAATCATATTATCCACAAACGCCGACAGAAATTGCGCTAGATAGAGCGCACCCAGCGGCGACAGCCCAGGAGACCGTTGAAAAAGGCCCGTCTGCGTCGTTTCTCCTGCGGGAGCGCGCTCACCGTACCCTCCGAACGTACAGCCTTCGCGCGCTTCCTCGTCGCGCCTAGCATCTGAACCTTTTTGAACGGTCTCCGGATTCGAGGCTAAAGATGAGTTTTGCAAGAGACTCTTAATGTGCATGAACGGAGACCTCCTTCACTGCTTTATCCCGCAGTGCCACATAATCAATTTTGCCGCTGCCCAGGAGCGGTAATGAATTCACTACCTTTACCTCTGCCGGCAAATACAGCGTGCTTTCACCGCTTTGCTGCAGAAAGGCCCGAATAGCCGAACGTTGGGCCTCTCTGGCTGTCGTGTATAATATCATCCGCTCGCCTTTTTTTCCGTCCGGCAGGCTGATGACGGCATGACGGCCTTGAGGCAGACATGCTTCGGCAAACTCCTCCACCCGGTTGAGGCTGACCATCTCACCGGATATTTTGGCAAACCGCTTCAGCCGGGACTGAATGGTCACATAACCGGCTCCGTCGACAGTCACCACATCGCCCACATCGTACCAGCCCTGCTGAGGTATAAAGCCCTTTTCCGACAGGAGATAGCCGGCCATCAGATTGGGCCCGCTCACCAGCAGTTTGCCGCCGGATTCTATGCCTTCAACCGCTTCGACCTGCCACTCGATTCCCGGCAAAAATCGGCCGACCGATCCCTGCCGGTAAAACAGCGGAGTATTAATGGCCAAGACCGGGGATGCCTCGGTTGTGCCATAGCCTTCATAGATTCTTAACCCGAATTTCTCCAGCCAGGAAGTACGGATTTCATCCTTGAGTTTTTCGCCGCCGGCGATGACATAACGCAGGCTGTAGAAATCATAAGGATGAGCGTATTTGCCGTAACCTGCCAGAAAGGTCGGTGTCCCCAGCAAAATCGTGACATTTTTATCATAGGCCAATTCTGGAACCATTTTATAATGCAGCGGGGAAGGGTACAGATAGACTTCCATGCCGCTGAACAGCGGCAGCAGGGTGCCGGCGGTCAGCCCGAAGGAATGGAACATGGGCAGGGCATTCAGCATCCGGTCCCGCGGCGTATAGTCGATCACCGAGGCAATCTGGGCAAGATTGGCCGCAATGCTGTCATGGGTCAGCACAACCCCTTTGGGCTTGCTTTCACTGCCGCTGGTAAACAGGATCAAATTCCGGCTTCCTGATGCAGCTTTGCGCCGACGGAAGAAGCAGCCCAGGCCCCGCAGCTTGTCGGCCCATGTGATTGCCGCCCGCACATCCTCCAGATAGATGATGTGACAACCGGTTTCCTGCAAGGCCTGAACCGTCTGTTCCAGCCCCGCTTTAGCCGCAAACTGGCGGGATGTGATGATCTGCCGCAGGCCGGCAACCGCAGCGCAGTCCTGAAGGGTAGCCAGCCCGGAGCTGAAATTGAGAATAGCCGGAGTCCTGCTCAGATAGAAGAGGGAAAACAGAGCGGTCACATGGCCGATCGAATTGGGCATCAGCAGCCCCACATTCCTTTCGGGCCTCAGCATTGGCCCCAGCTTTTCCGCCAGGACATAAATGCCGGCCAGAAGCTTCTTATAGCTGGCGGCGCCGGTAATATCCCCGACAGCCGGACTCTCTATTCCCTGTTTGTCCGCCGCCTCCCACAGCAGATCGAACAGATCGCGGCCCGGCCGGTATCTTGCCTGGAAGGCGGTTTGCTGCAGCATGGCCAGCACCTGATCCGCCATTTCCCGTTTCTGTTCCTTAAACCGCTTGTTGGGATCAACCGTTAACCGCTGCGGCTGTCCCAACAGAATCTGTACCGCCGGAAACAGGCGGGAAGGAATCTTGTCCCGGACCCGGGACAGTTTGGAACGTTCCGGTCCGGTAAAAAT
It encodes:
- a CDS encoding FAD-binding oxidoreductase, with the protein product MDTVASLNGTIPDDQWPGKLSQIHHDIFDYIYSNEIGGNLSGEHGIGCKKRYLMDQYADPVELDMMRSTKKALDPNLILNPEKIFSIE
- the lplT gene encoding lysophospholipid transporter LplT encodes the protein MHIKSLLQNSSLASNPETVQKGSDARRDEEAREGCTFGGYGERAPAGETTQTGLFQRSPGLSPLGALYLAQFLSAFVDNMILFIAQAIILRNNYPGYYLPLVQSMFLFSFIILSPWVGRFADRHAKARVLIVGNLIKAAGILLLMLGFDPAASYAVVGAGAVIYSPAKYGILPLLTRTGPELLQANSHIETYTILAILTGSVAGGYLADLSISAALMTALALYGLSVMVNLWIPRNPPNPAITYRHAVAEFIRDTRALLQNPRSAYSLIGTGSFWLSSAVLRMMVFAWLPLILGITSGMAISMIIAVTGVGIALGAMITPYIIPVDKIKRTLWFGLAMAFSILAFTLIHTLPLTILFLLLIGCFGGIYIVPMNTCLQQVGHSSIGAGKTIAVQNFVENLCMFSGVALYTLAAKSGVDINVSVAVAGLAMLGFVGILGLLGRKI
- a CDS encoding AMP-binding protein: MKSLLRWIFSYLFRVRLVGFQPAFPPGPVIILPNHVSFLDAIFLYLYLPGRVRFVVNTQIAARLSWALRFFPCITVDPLNPYSLKTIVQAVKQGVPLVLFPEGRITRTGNLMKVYSGIGFIALKTQARLYPVIFTGPERSKLSRVRDKIPSRLFPAVQILLGQPQRLTVDPNKRFKEQKREMADQVLAMLQQTAFQARYRPGRDLFDLLWEAADKQGIESPAVGDITGAASYKKLLAGIYVLAEKLGPMLRPERNVGLLMPNSIGHVTALFSLFYLSRTPAILNFSSGLATLQDCAAVAGLRQIITSRQFAAKAGLEQTVQALQETGCHIIYLEDVRAAITWADKLRGLGCFFRRRKAASGSRNLILFTSGSESKPKGVVLTHDSIAANLAQIASVIDYTPRDRMLNALPMFHSFGLTAGTLLPLFSGMEVYLYPSPLHYKMVPELAYDKNVTILLGTPTFLAGYGKYAHPYDFYSLRYVIAGGEKLKDEIRTSWLEKFGLRIYEGYGTTEASPVLAINTPLFYRQGSVGRFLPGIEWQVEAVEGIESGGKLLVSGPNLMAGYLLSEKGFIPQQGWYDVGDVVTVDGAGYVTIQSRLKRFAKISGEMVSLNRVEEFAEACLPQGRHAVISLPDGKKGERMILYTTAREAQRSAIRAFLQQSGESTLYLPAEVKVVNSLPLLGSGKIDYVALRDKAVKEVSVHAH